In Phormidium ambiguum IAM M-71, a genomic segment contains:
- a CDS encoding MBL fold metallo-hydrolase yields MIELECLPYSVNHAGEGICLLLRMGPYRILLDCGMADISALLAPNKKIAPADLVICSHAHPDHARGLLALHQTFPQLPIYASEVTTQLLPLNWPELDPRKIPSFCQALPWRSPVEFHDGLCAELFPSGHLPGAAAIRLTYTTPRRSYTLLYTGDFFLSNSRLVEGLPLDTLRGIEPDILIIEGTYGTARHPHRRQQENQLAERISRAVSAGKSILMPVPALGLGQEILMLLRSHHLFTGRDMDIWVDGTVAAGCDAYLELLPHLPASVQNFSRHQPLFWDERVRPRVRRLQPEQVPQLGKASCIVLTDETTDLNKYLHPNAEAWVVLLPQRPGRSTIEDYQIQTKKSGILSVESYLLAQHCDGPGTTQLIHNLRPQHVVFVHGSPTYLADLTSLEELQNRYHLHSPNAGTLVELPIGDTFLQPAAPETNYEGELTELGTIVTINLPDTITADPRWQNFADTGLVEARWQGEELVLRGLNQRELLMQRSDRLPADLACCGNCRYMRGQRCRNPASPLFDFKVTPDGYCPVFEPVIPSQPSFKAERENGDNSSN; encoded by the coding sequence ATGATTGAGCTAGAATGCTTGCCCTATAGTGTCAATCACGCAGGTGAAGGAATTTGTTTACTCCTGCGGATGGGGCCATATCGCATTCTTTTAGATTGCGGCATGGCTGACATTTCTGCATTATTAGCTCCAAATAAAAAAATAGCACCAGCAGATTTAGTAATTTGTAGTCACGCCCATCCCGATCATGCGCGAGGTTTATTAGCTCTACACCAAACCTTTCCCCAATTACCAATTTATGCCAGTGAAGTCACAACTCAATTATTACCGCTAAACTGGCCGGAGTTAGACCCTAGAAAAATCCCTTCATTTTGTCAAGCTTTACCTTGGCGATCGCCAGTAGAATTTCATGATGGACTGTGTGCCGAACTATTCCCTTCAGGACACCTACCAGGCGCAGCTGCCATCCGCCTCACCTACACCACTCCCCGTCGCAGTTACACACTCCTCTACACAGGCGACTTTTTCCTTTCTAACTCCCGCTTAGTTGAAGGATTGCCCCTCGATACTTTACGGGGAATCGAACCAGATATTCTGATTATTGAAGGCACTTACGGCACTGCCCGTCATCCCCACCGTCGTCAGCAAGAAAACCAACTTGCAGAACGGATTAGTCGTGCCGTTAGTGCCGGAAAATCCATTCTCATGCCCGTTCCAGCTTTGGGATTAGGTCAAGAAATCCTCATGTTGTTGCGGAGTCATCACCTATTCACAGGTCGAGATATGGATATCTGGGTTGATGGCACCGTTGCTGCGGGATGTGATGCCTACCTGGAACTTTTACCGCATTTACCCGCTTCCGTCCAAAACTTTTCCCGTCACCAACCTTTATTTTGGGATGAACGAGTCCGTCCCCGCGTCCGCCGCCTTCAACCAGAACAAGTTCCCCAATTAGGAAAAGCCAGCTGTATTGTCCTGACTGATGAAACAACTGATTTAAATAAGTATCTTCATCCCAATGCCGAAGCTTGGGTGGTTTTATTACCGCAAAGGCCGGGACGATCGACAATCGAAGATTATCAGATTCAAACCAAAAAATCTGGCATTCTCAGCGTGGAAAGTTACCTGCTAGCACAACATTGTGATGGCCCCGGTACCACCCAGCTGATCCATAATTTACGCCCTCAGCACGTTGTCTTTGTTCACGGTTCTCCTACTTATTTAGCTGATTTAACTAGTTTGGAGGAGTTACAAAACCGCTACCATTTACATTCTCCCAATGCTGGCACACTTGTAGAGTTGCCGATCGGTGACACATTTTTACAACCCGCTGCCCCAGAAACCAATTATGAAGGCGAACTTACTGAATTAGGAACCATAGTTACAATTAATTTACCAGACACAATTACTGCCGACCCCCGCTGGCAAAATTTTGCTGATACTGGTTTAGTGGAAGCGCGTTGGCAAGGTGAAGAGTTAGTCTTGCGAGGATTAAACCAGCGAGAATTATTAATGCAAAGGAGCGATCGCTTACCCGCTGACTTAGCTTGTTGTGGTAATTGTCGTTATATGCGTGGACAACGTTGCCGAAATCCGGCATCCCCTTTGTTTGATTTTAAAGTGACACCGGACGGATACTGTCCTGTATTTGAACCCGTCATCCCGTCTCAACCTTCCTTTAAGGCAGAACGGGAAAACGGCGATAATTCTTCTAATTAG
- a CDS encoding GAP family protein, which translates to METLLFSLLPYIIGSAVVPLQIIIGLLFLKSDRQGLLKAVGYVTGMTIARLLQGLIFGLILTEAASAEESNDKNLVISTLLLVLGILLLIAAYKKWRGQDDPDDPPPKWLTTIDSSTPLKAFGIGLGLPLIAPKLWVFTLSALATIAAAQLGQPSSAIAFLIFILLAQSLLLLPILIRILLPQKSKSLLARISDWLTKNNRSIVIVVSLVFGLLFLKSGITGLL; encoded by the coding sequence ATGGAAACTCTGCTCTTTTCACTGTTGCCGTACATCATCGGCAGCGCCGTAGTACCATTGCAAATCATCATTGGTTTGTTGTTCCTCAAAAGTGACAGACAGGGATTGCTCAAAGCAGTAGGTTACGTCACTGGCATGACAATCGCTCGTTTGTTACAAGGGCTGATTTTTGGGTTAATTTTGACCGAAGCTGCTTCAGCTGAGGAAAGCAACGATAAGAATCTGGTGATTTCTACATTGCTTCTGGTACTCGGTATCTTATTATTAATCGCTGCTTATAAAAAATGGCGCGGACAGGATGACCCGGATGACCCCCCACCGAAGTGGTTAACTACGATCGACAGTTCGACCCCACTCAAAGCGTTTGGGATTGGTCTAGGGTTGCCATTGATTGCGCCCAAGTTATGGGTTTTTACCCTGAGTGCTTTGGCTACGATCGCAGCGGCACAATTAGGACAACCATCTAGTGCGATCGCATTCTTAATCTTTATTTTACTCGCTCAATCTTTACTGTTACTTCCGATCCTAATTCGTATCCTTTTACCCCAAAAATCAAAATCCTTACTTGCGAGAATTTCTGATTGGTTGACCAAAAATAACCGCTCTATAGTTATTGTGGTTTCGTTAGTTTTTGGTCTATTGTTTCTGAAATCCGGTATAACTGGATTACTTTAA
- a CDS encoding AI-2E family transporter has product MVSSRPSPPKSKLLNWWESLTPLSRLLVIALAAPLTVLNAWAFSEIFGYFESLFVILLVASLLAFLLSYPVDWLEQRGVNRAQAAIFVFLLTIFVLVGVGVTLVPLAFTQAQQLVARLPEWIDSGQRQLVMINERVDIVGLPLSLDGLIAQINDRLKANLQNIAGKTLNVALNLTVLTVVRLLDVLLTIVVTFYLLLHSKDIWVSLIQWLPARIQQPFSQTLRSSFQNYFTGQIILATCMASGLISVFLLMKVPFGLLFGLTIGLMALVPFGGSVGIGLVVFLVALRDIGLALQVLAAALIVQQIVENIIAPRVLSSVTGLNPFWVFIAILTGARIGGLLGVVVAVPTAVVIKEALTSIRSVRKADEIQHNTHADRITKDHSTIIKPNNETPSPTNTKPNPTSTESVLEVKE; this is encoded by the coding sequence ATGGTTAGTTCTCGACCATCGCCACCAAAAAGTAAATTACTCAACTGGTGGGAATCCCTAACTCCACTGTCGCGCCTACTAGTAATTGCCCTAGCAGCACCACTTACCGTGTTAAATGCTTGGGCATTTTCGGAAATTTTCGGTTATTTTGAATCTCTGTTCGTCATTTTGCTAGTAGCATCCCTATTAGCATTTCTCCTCAGCTACCCTGTAGACTGGTTAGAACAACGCGGAGTCAACAGAGCTCAAGCAGCAATTTTTGTCTTCTTACTCACAATATTTGTTTTAGTAGGAGTAGGAGTAACGCTAGTACCTCTAGCCTTTACTCAAGCCCAACAGTTAGTAGCCAGACTACCAGAATGGATCGACTCAGGACAACGCCAACTAGTAATGATCAACGAAAGAGTTGACATAGTAGGTCTACCCCTCAGTTTAGATGGATTAATCGCGCAAATTAACGATCGCTTAAAAGCAAATCTACAAAACATTGCCGGAAAAACCCTCAATGTAGCCTTAAATCTGACAGTATTAACTGTAGTCAGATTGTTAGATGTCTTGCTCACAATAGTAGTAACCTTTTACTTACTCCTGCATAGCAAAGATATTTGGGTCAGCTTAATTCAGTGGCTACCAGCACGCATTCAACAGCCATTCTCGCAAACTTTGCGATCGAGCTTTCAAAACTACTTCACCGGACAAATCATCCTCGCCACCTGCATGGCTTCAGGATTAATCTCCGTATTCCTCTTAATGAAAGTACCCTTCGGCTTGCTGTTTGGCCTCACAATTGGTTTAATGGCACTCGTACCCTTTGGTGGTTCCGTTGGCATTGGATTAGTAGTTTTTCTCGTCGCATTAAGAGACATTGGATTAGCCTTACAAGTCCTAGCCGCCGCCCTCATCGTCCAACAAATCGTCGAAAATATTATTGCACCCAGAGTATTAAGCAGCGTAACCGGATTAAACCCCTTTTGGGTCTTCATTGCCATCCTAACAGGAGCCAGAATTGGCGGACTCTTAGGAGTAGTAGTAGCAGTACCAACCGCAGTCGTCATCAAAGAAGCACTAACCTCCATCCGTTCAGTCAGAAAAGCTGACGAAATCCAACACAACACCCACGCCGATCGCATCACCAAAGACCACTCAACCATAATCAAACCTAACAACGAGACTCCCTCTCCCACCAACACAAAACCCAATCCCACATCAACCGAATCAGTCCTGGAAGTAAAAGAATGA
- a CDS encoding carbon-nitrogen hydrolase family protein, which translates to MKPYLAAAIQMTSVPDLEKNLIQAEELIDLAVRRGAELVSLPENFPFMGEEKDKIAQAEVIAQKSEKFLKTMAQRFQITILGGGFPVPLDNGRVYNTALLIDPSGTELACYQKVHLFDVDLPDGNTYRESSTVMAGTRIPPIYPSKELGNLGLSVCYDVRFPELYRHLSQMGAEVLFVPAAFTAYTGKDHWQVLLQARAIENTCYVIAPAQTGRHYAMRQTHGHAMIVDPWGVILADAGGDRPGVAIAEIDPQRLEQVRRQMPCLQHRVFI; encoded by the coding sequence TGACCAGTGTACCTGATTTAGAAAAAAATCTCATTCAGGCAGAAGAATTAATTGACCTCGCCGTGCGTCGGGGCGCAGAACTAGTCAGCTTACCAGAAAACTTCCCCTTTATGGGCGAAGAGAAAGATAAAATTGCTCAAGCGGAAGTAATTGCCCAAAAAAGCGAAAAATTCCTCAAAACAATGGCGCAACGCTTCCAAATCACCATCTTAGGCGGTGGTTTTCCCGTCCCCTTAGATAACGGTAGAGTATACAACACAGCTTTGCTCATCGATCCCAGCGGTACAGAACTCGCCTGCTACCAAAAAGTACACTTATTCGACGTTGACCTACCCGACGGTAACACCTATCGTGAATCTAGCACCGTCATGGCGGGAACGCGCATTCCCCCGATTTATCCCTCAAAAGAACTAGGAAATCTCGGACTTTCTGTATGTTACGATGTGCGCTTCCCCGAATTGTACCGTCACTTATCCCAAATGGGAGCAGAAGTCCTATTTGTTCCGGCTGCCTTCACCGCCTACACTGGTAAAGACCATTGGCAAGTATTATTACAAGCAAGAGCGATCGAAAACACCTGTTACGTCATCGCCCCTGCCCAAACAGGTAGACATTATGCCATGCGACAGACGCACGGACACGCCATGATCGTCGATCCTTGGGGAGTAATTTTAGCCGATGCCGGAGGCGATCGACCAGGAGTAGCCATAGCAGAAATCGACCCCCAACGCCTAGAACAAGTCCGCCGTCAAATGCCCTGCTTGCAACACCGAGTTTTCATCTAA
- the fba gene encoding class II fructose-bisphosphate aldolase (catalyzes the reversible aldol condensation of dihydroxyacetonephosphate and glyceraldehyde 3-phosphate in the Calvin cycle, glycolysis, and/or gluconeogenesis), translating to MAIVPMRLLLDHAAENGYGIPAYNVNNMEQIQAIMLAAKETDSPVILQASRGARSYAGENFLRHLILAAVETYPEIPIVMHQDHGNAPSTCYSAIKNGFTSVMMDGSLEADAKTPASYEYNVNVTREVVKVAHSIGVSVEGELGCLGSLETGKGDKEDGHGFEGTLSHDQLLTDPDEAVDFVEQTQVDALAVAIGTSHGAYKFTRKPTGEILAISRIEEIHRRLPNTHLVMHGSSSVPQDLLDLINQYGGAIPETYGVPLEEIQKGIKSGVRKVNIDTDNRLAITAAVREALAKNPKEFDPRHFLKPSIKYMQKVCAERYVAFGTAGNASKIKQLSLDDYAAKYAKGELNVVTKSTANV from the coding sequence ATGGCGATTGTACCAATGAGGCTGCTGTTGGATCACGCTGCTGAGAATGGTTACGGCATTCCAGCTTACAACGTTAACAATATGGAGCAGATCCAAGCAATTATGCTGGCTGCCAAAGAAACAGATAGTCCCGTGATTTTACAGGCTTCTCGTGGCGCTCGCTCATACGCTGGAGAAAACTTTCTCCGCCATTTGATTTTAGCGGCAGTGGAAACCTATCCTGAGATTCCCATTGTAATGCACCAAGATCATGGCAATGCGCCATCTACTTGCTACTCAGCCATTAAAAATGGGTTTACTAGCGTGATGATGGACGGCTCTTTAGAAGCTGATGCCAAGACTCCTGCTAGCTACGAGTACAATGTGAATGTTACTCGTGAAGTAGTGAAAGTTGCTCACTCGATCGGCGTAAGTGTTGAAGGCGAACTGGGTTGTTTAGGTTCTCTAGAAACCGGAAAAGGCGATAAAGAAGACGGTCACGGTTTTGAAGGCACATTGTCTCATGACCAACTGTTGACCGACCCTGATGAAGCTGTTGACTTTGTAGAACAAACTCAAGTTGATGCTTTGGCGGTAGCTATTGGTACCAGTCACGGTGCTTACAAGTTTACCCGCAAGCCAACTGGTGAAATCTTAGCTATCAGCCGGATTGAAGAAATTCACCGCCGCTTACCTAACACTCACTTAGTAATGCACGGTTCCTCCTCTGTGCCTCAAGATTTACTAGACTTGATTAACCAGTACGGTGGTGCAATTCCTGAAACTTATGGAGTACCTTTGGAAGAAATCCAAAAAGGTATTAAGAGCGGTGTTCGTAAGGTAAACATTGACACCGACAACCGTTTGGCGATCACTGCTGCGGTAAGAGAAGCATTAGCGAAGAATCCCAAGGAATTTGACCCCCGCCACTTCCTGAAGCCTTCGATCAAGTATATGCAAAAAGTTTGTGCTGAACGTTATGTAGCTTTCGGCACTGCTGGTAATGCTAGCAAGATCAAGCAACTGTCTTTGGATGACTATGCAGCTAAGTATGCTAAGGGCGAGTTGAATGTTGTTACCAAGTCTACTGCAAACGTCTAA
- a CDS encoding aldose epimerase yields MGFAIAVQQQQYKTYILSDQKAQSRIEVVPERGGIITRWQLRDEEILYLDSERFANPDLTVRGGIPILFPICGNLPDNTYTIHNQEYQLKQHGFARDLPWEVIDQETQECASITLRLDSNDYTKQLYPFDFEVIFTYQLKGNTLEIRQSYTNNSAESMPFSTGLHPYFATLDKTQLEFQIPSTEYKDQRNQTIHSFTGNFDFQSDEIDVEFRNLSDVSASVTDNSRQLHLHLSYDDAYSRVVFWTVKGKDFYCLEPWTAPRNAINTGEQLILLEPEASLETVIALTVTLK; encoded by the coding sequence ATGGGGTTTGCGATCGCAGTACAACAACAGCAATACAAAACCTACATTCTCTCTGACCAAAAAGCCCAATCCCGGATCGAAGTTGTCCCAGAACGAGGCGGCATCATCACCCGCTGGCAGCTACGAGACGAAGAAATTCTTTATTTGGATAGCGAAAGATTTGCCAATCCCGATTTAACTGTCAGAGGTGGAATACCGATTTTATTCCCCATCTGCGGCAACTTACCTGATAACACCTACACCATTCACAATCAAGAATACCAACTCAAACAACACGGTTTTGCCCGTGACTTACCTTGGGAAGTAATCGATCAAGAAACCCAAGAATGTGCCAGCATCACCCTGCGTTTAGATAGCAACGACTACACAAAACAGCTTTATCCTTTCGACTTTGAAGTTATTTTCACATACCAACTCAAAGGTAATACCTTGGAAATTCGGCAGAGTTACACCAATAATTCTGCTGAATCCATGCCTTTTTCCACTGGACTGCATCCTTACTTTGCTACTTTAGATAAAACTCAGTTGGAATTCCAGATTCCCTCAACTGAATATAAAGACCAACGAAATCAAACCATTCATTCTTTTACAGGTAACTTTGACTTTCAAAGCGATGAAATAGATGTGGAATTTCGGAATTTGTCCGATGTTTCCGCCAGCGTTACCGATAATAGTCGCCAACTCCATTTACATTTAAGTTACGACGATGCTTACTCTAGAGTTGTGTTTTGGACTGTCAAAGGCAAAGATTTTTATTGTTTGGAACCTTGGACTGCACCACGCAACGCTATCAATACTGGCGAACAACTAATTCTTTTAGAACCAGAAGCGTCGTTGGAAACAGTAATTGCTTTAACTGTAACCCTGAAATAA
- a CDS encoding DUF6679 family protein — protein sequence MLHRKIYQLCCDGREVCVFLRDQQRWIERARIIDIEGDLVTLRYETDEDDEVSSWEEMVRLESIGAVSQKLASVSRGNVEPLVSDDCPEAEQIPNHSPDSNPD from the coding sequence ATGCTACACCGCAAGATATATCAACTCTGTTGCGATGGTCGTGAAGTCTGTGTGTTCTTGCGGGACCAGCAACGTTGGATTGAACGTGCCCGAATAATAGATATTGAGGGGGATTTAGTAACGTTGCGCTATGAGACTGATGAAGATGATGAAGTCTCTTCTTGGGAAGAGATGGTGCGCCTAGAAAGTATAGGTGCCGTAAGTCAAAAATTAGCTTCCGTATCCAGGGGTAATGTCGAACCTCTAGTTTCGGATGATTGTCCAGAAGCAGAACAAATCCCGAATCATTCCCCTGATTCCAATCCAGACTAA